The DNA window GGGCGACCAAAATCATCCTGCCCCCCTGGGCGACCAAAATCATCCTGCCCCCCTGGTCGATCGGTATCATCCTGCCCCCCCCGGAAATGGGCAGCAATCCCCTGATCAATCCGCCAATATAGGGGAACCGCCCATGCCCGATCTGGAGATTCACTTTAAGTTTCTCCACGATCGGGTACAGCAGGTCGCCTATGGGCTAATTCCCGAAGGGGAAAAGCAGGGCATCCACCGGACGATCGGGCAACTGTTGCTGACCCACACCCCCCCGGAAGAACAGGAAGACCGGATTTTTGACATTGTGAACCAGCTCAATGTGGGGATTGGGCTGACGACGATCGAGACCGAGCGGGATGACCTGGCTGCCCTTAACCTGACCGCAGGCAAAAAAGCCAAGGACTCCGCTGCCTACGAAACCGCTGTCCGCTATTTGCTGACAGGCATTGATTTGCTAGGGACAGAAAGCTGGCAACGGCAATATCAGTTGACCCTGGCATTGCATGACGAAGCGGCTGAAGCGGCTTATTCAAACGGCGATTTTGCTGAAACCGAACGGCTGGTAGACCGCATTCTGCACCACGCTAAAGATATTTTGGATTGCGTCCGGGCTTACCAGGTAAGAGCAGGAACCTATACCGCACAAAACAACTTGCAAGCCGCGATCGATACCATTGTCACTGCAATGGGGCGACTGGGGGAACCCATTCCCCGGAACCCCAATCGGCTCAGGGTGGGGTTAGAGCTACTCCGTACCCGCTTCTGGATTGTGGGCAGGCGTTCCCTCCCAGAACTGGAAAATCTACCGCCTATGACCGATCCTTACAAATTGGCAGCGGTGCGGCTGGCAGGTTCCGCCGGGTTAGCCGCAACCAATGTTGCCCCACTCCTCATTGCCATGCTGGCGTTGCGGGTGGTGAATCTGGTGGTGCACTATGGCAGTTCCTCCATGTCCACCGTGCAGGGGATTGCCTTTGGCGTCATGCTCCGGGCAGGCTTGTCTGATATTGAAGGTGCCTATCGGTTCAGCCAGGTCAGTTTGCGCCTGTTGGAGCGGCTCAACGATCGCTTTTACAAAACCCTGACGGTGGTTGCCTACGAGTCCTGCATCCGACACTGGAAGGAGCCACTACGCCCCTCCCTGCCCGTATTGATGAGTACCTATCATGAGGGTTTAGAACTGGGCAATCAGGAATTTGCCTCCCTGAGCGCTTCTGTTTATTGCATTCACCAATTGTTTCTGGGCGAACCACTGGCAGTCGTTGCAGAAGCATTTCAAGAGTACCGCTCCCAGATGCTGCGATTTAAGCAAGAGGTGATTGTTTATCAGATGCAACCCTGGCACCAATTGGCGTTGCATTTACAGGGAGGGGCAACAGACGCCACTCGTTTGATTGGAGCGGCATTTAACGAAGACGAGATGCTGCCCGTTTTCATTCAGAATCGCCTTGGTATCCCCACTTTTTATACCTACATCGCTAGAGGCATGTGGCTCTATCACGCAGGGGATTATGCCGGAGCGCGAGCGGCGATCGAACTGGCGAAACCCCTGGAAGAATCAGCACCCGTTACGCCTGGGTATGCCTGCCGCTACTTCTATGATTCCCTGGCGTGTCTGGCGTTATTTCCCACGGCAACCCAGGCAGACCGTCGCAGGTACGTGCACCGAGTCCGAAGAAACCAGCGCAAGGCAAAACGCTGGGCGAAATATTGCCCCGAAAACTACCAGCACCGCTATGACCTGGTGGAAGCGGAACGCTTTCGGGTCAGGGGGCAGTATGCCGAAGCGGTGGAGTTCTACGATCGGGCGATTGCGGCAGCAAAAGCCCAGGACTATATCCACGAAGCTGCACTGGCAAACGAGTTAGCTGCCCGTTTTTTACTCAGTTTGGGTAAGGAAAAGCTGGCTCAACCCTACTTACTGGAAGCCCGCCATAGCTACTTACGTTGGGGTGCCAGCTTCAAGGTAGAGCAACTGGATACCCACTATTCCCAGTTACGCGAGCGCCCCTCGGAATTCACCAGTTCTGACTCCAAAACTTCTTCCAGCCAGGGTTCCAGCAAAACCACTAGCCGCTCCCTGGGTTATACCCTCGATCTAAATACGGTAATTGAAGCAGCGCAGGCAATTTCTGGTGAAATCGTCCTCGATCGTCTGCTGGAAAAACTGCTGCAACTGGCAATTGAAAATGCAGGTGCCCAGACCGGATACCTGCTCTTAGCCCATAGCGGCGAGTTTCGGATTGAAGCCGATGGGCAGATCGATCGAGACCCCCCGATTCGGGTGCAGCCGCGCCCCTTAACCGCGACCCAACTTCCCCTTGCCATGATTCATTACGTCCAGCGAACCCGTGAAAACGTGGTGCTGCGGGATGCGGTAGAAGAGGGGCTGTTTACCGCCGACCCTTACATCCTCCAAACCAAACCCCGCTCGATCCTCTGTTCACCGATTTTGAACCAGGGCAACCTGACGGGCATGCTCTATTTAGAAAACACCCTGGCAACCGATACCTTTACCCCAGAGCGGCTAACCGTGCTGAATGTCCTCTCCGCCCAGGCGGCGATCGCCCTCGAAAATGCCTCCTTCTACCGCACCCTGGAAGAGAAGGTGGAAGAACGCACCACCCAACTTGCCCAGGCAAATCAGGAAATTACCCTGCTTAACCAATTGCTGCAATCTGAAAACCTGCGCATGAGTGCTGAAAACTTGCGCATGGGTGCCGAATTAAAAGTCACCCGCCAATTGCAACAGATGATTTTGCCCAGAGAAGCAGAACTCAGCCAGATTCCAGGCTTAGAAATTGCTGGATTTATGGAACCTGCGGATGAGGTCGGTGGCGATTACTATGACGTTCTGCACAACAACGGTTTAGTCAAAATTGGCATTGGCGATGTGACCGGGCACGGACTGGAGAGCGGCGTTCTGATGCTAATGGTACAAACCGCCGTCCGCACCCTGTTAATTAACCAGGAAACCGACTCTGCCCGCTTCCTGAATACTCTGAACCAGGTGATTTATGAAAATATCCAACGCATGAATTCTGAACGCACCCTGACCCTGACCCTGATGGACTATCAAGCAGGACGGTTCCGGTTGAGTGGACAGCATGAAGACGTGCTACTGGTGCGGGCGAATGGGGCAGTTGAACGGGTGAAGACCACCGATCTGGGATTCCCGATCGGATTGGTGGAAGATATTGCGGAATTCGTCAGCCATTTGGATCTGGAGTTGCATCCCGGCGATGGCGTTGTGCTCTACACCGATGGCATCACGGAAGCGGTCAACACGAATGATGAACTCTATGGTTTAGAACAACTCTGTCAGATGGTCAGCCAGCACTGGCACCAAACGGTTCACGAAATTCGGCAGGCTGTGATTGCCGATGTCCGCCGACACATTGGAGAACAAAAAATCCTGGATGACATCACATTGTTGGTGATTAAGCAGAAATAGGGGTAGGCGTCAGGGGGCAGGGGAATGGGGAAGAAGAATTTTGAGTTTTGAATTTTGAATTGAATTCGGATACCCATTTGAATTGGAAACGCGACCGATCGGGTAGGGGCGTTTGGCCAAACGCCCTTACAGGATCTTGATGGGCCACGAAGACGATTTAATTGGATATGAGGACTGAGGACTGCCCTCTGCCTTCTGCCCTCTACCTTTCGCTGTACAATCTGCAATCTAGAATGGGATCAAATCCGATCGGAACCCCCATCCCTGAAATTGAAATCGATGCGTCCCTTGTCCATCGTTTATTGACGGAACAACACCCTGACCTGGCAGAGTTGCCGCTCCATCGGGTGGATGCAGGCTGGGATAATGTCATGTTTCGCTTAGGCGATCGGTTATGCGTGCGGCTTCCCCGGCGCAGGGTTGCTGCCAAGTTAATTGAGCATGAGCAAACCTGGTTGCCACAATTACCCGAACTTCCCATTCCGGTTCCAACTCCTTACAGACTGGGGTATCCAGGTCAGGGGTATCCCTGGCGATGGAGTGTTTTACCCTGGCTCAAGGGGGTAACGGCTGACCAGCAGGAACCCGATCACCACCAGGCCCAGCGATTGGCAGCATTTCTGCGATCGCTCCATGTTCCTGCACCCCCGGATGCTCCATCCAATCCATTTAGAAATGTACCGTTGCCTGATCGAGCCGCTTTTGTTGAGGAACGAATGCAGCGACTGGCGCAAAAAACAAATCTGATGACTCCAGAGATTAAACGCAGTTGGAATCAGGCTTTAAATGCGCCGATGGATGGTGAAATCACCTGGATACATGGTGACCTGCATCCCCGCAATGTGCTGGTTGAGCAGGGTGTGCTCGCAGGCATCATCGATTGGGGCGATATGACCGCGGGCGATCGCGCCACCGACCTGGCTGCCATCTGGATGCTTTTCTCTAAACAAGCGGTTCGCCAGCAGGCGATCGTCGCCTATGGGAATGCGTCTGAAGCCACCCTGCAACGGGCCAGGGGATGGGCAGTGTTCTTTGGTACCGTGCTACTGGATACCGGATTAGTCGATAACCCACGACACGCAGTTATCGGAGAGCGGATATTGCAGCGGGTTGCTAAGGGATACATCTAAGAAGTACAGGATCAGGGTTTCATGTAATTGCTGGGAATTGAAACCGGATTAAGGAATTGCTAAGAATGCTTTATTTTTTAGAAGCCAGAAGAGAGAATTTGTAACAGGTGACAGGTGTTAAGGTGTCAGGTGTCAGGAACCAACCGCCAGTGGCAAAGGGTTCCAACGTCACAGAATGTCCTAACCCTTGTGGCTACGGCTTCAGATCAATTCTCAGATCTTCTGACCTGCGGGCTGTTATGGTAGCGATTCCTGGTTACCAGGTGCTTGAAAAACTTTATGAAAGCGATCGATCCCTGATCTATCGGGCGCAGCGTGACCTAGATCAAAAACCTGTGTTGTTGAAGGTGTTGCGGCAGGAGTACCCCTCCCCTGCCGCAGTTGCCCGCTTTCAGATGGAGTACGACATCCTCCATAGTTTGGACCTGGAAGGCGTCATAAAAGCCTACGGGCTAGAGATTTATCAACAAAGCCCCGTTCTGGTGCTGGAGGATTTTGGCGGCAAATCCCTTTTGACCTGGCTCCACCAGCGAACGTTTGATCTGGAAGAGTTTCTGACACTGGCCATTCAAATCACCTCCATTCTGGGTGATATCCATCAGCACCAGATCATTCATAAGGACATTAATCCGTCCAACATTGTGCTGAATCCCACCACCCGACAGGTGAAGCTGATTGACTTTGGAATCGCCACTGTCCTCCCCAGGGAAAACCCTACCCTGCAAAATGCCCATGTTTTGGAAGGAACTCTGGCTTATATGTCACCGGAGCAGACCGGACGGATGAACCGGGCTGTAGACTACCGCACTGATTTCTATTCCCTGGGAGCAACCTTTTATCAACTGTTGTGCGATCGCCTCCTGTTTGAAACAACCGATGCCCTCCAACTCGTTCATTGCCATATTGCTAAGCAACCCGTGCCACCGCATCAGATTCCCGAAGCTGTCTCCAACATCGTCATGAAGCTTCTGGCAAAAAATGCTGAGGATCGGTATCAAAGTGCCTATGGCATTCGAGCAGACTTGCAAGAGTGCTTGAACCAACTCCAGCAAAACCAGTCAATTCAACCTTTCCCCTTAGGCCGCTGGGATATTTCCAGCACCCTCCAAATTCCTCAAAAGTTGTATGGCAGAGAGCGGGAAGTCGAGCGACTACTTGAGGTATTTGAGCGCATGACGGGGGAAGGGGAAAGGGGGAAGGGAGAAGAAACGAATCCTAATCTCCACTCCCCACTCCCCACTCTCCCTCACAGCGCACTCATTCTCGTCTCTGGTGCTCCTGGCATTGGCAAGACAACTCTGGTTCAGGAACTCTATAAGCCCATGTCGCGGCAACAGGGATACTTTATTGCGGGTAAGTATGGACAGCTTCAACGGAATGTTCCCTACTCCGCCCTGATTCAAGCCTTTGGGGAACTGGTTCGAGAGTTGCTGAGTGAATCTGAAGCTCAGGTTGCTGACTGGCGCACAAAGTTGCTGGTTGCATTAGGCGACAACGCCCAGGTTCTCATTGATGTCATTCCAGAGGTTGAACGAATCATTGGCAAACAACCAGCAGTCGTTGAACTTCCACTGGGGGAAGCACAAAACCGATTTCATTTTGTTTTAGAAAATTTCATTCGTGTTTTCACTCAAACTATTCGCAGAGATGGAGTTGAGCAAATTCATCCCCTGGTCATTTTTCTGGATGACTTGCAATGGGCAGATAGGGCATCTTTACAATTAATTCAGCAATGGTTAACGGTCTTAAATGATCAGCATTTACTGATCATTGGTGCTTACCGAGACAATGAGGTTGATGCTGCCCACCCCCTTGCGCGATCGCTACAGGAAATCCAGCAGGCGGGGGGATTGATGCATTCCATTGTGCTCTCCCCATTAACCTTAGTAGATGTCAATTGTTTGCTCCAGGACACGCTGCATTGTCGTTCCGAGAAATCTCTCCCTTTAGCCGAATTAATCCTCCAAGAAAACAGCAGGCAATCCATTCTTTATTACAGAATTTCTCAGCTATCTGCACCAGAGAAACTTCATTCGCTTGAGTATCAACCAGGGAGAAATTAAAAACGAACCGACTAATTTAGAAATACAGAGAGGGAAAGCCTCCGAGCCTGCTTCGATTCAAAACTCAAAACTTAAAACTCAAAACTCTGTTCCCCCCTCCTGGGAATAGGATTTACACCAAATTCAAACGGCTGAACTGAGCGACAATGTTGTGGATCTGGTGCTGGATCGCATTCGAACCCTGCCTGCCGAAAGTCGGCAAGTTCTCGCTTTAGCCGCCTGTGTGGGGAACCAATTTGATCTAAAAACCCTGACTATCATCAGTGCACAATCACCGATGGCAACAGCCGCCCACTTGAATTCAGCGATTCAGAAAAGTCTAATCACACCCCTCGGAGAGGATTATAAATATCTTGGGTTTTATCCTCAGACAGCAGAACTTGAACTGAATGTCATCTATCAGTTCTTGCACGATCGGATTCAGCAGGCAGCCTATTTCTGCATTCCAGAACACGATCGGGCATCCTACCATCTAAAAATTGGCCAACTGCTGCTGCAAGCAACACCAAAAGAGTTGTTAGAAAGCAAAATTTTTGAGATTGTTGATCACCTCAATCTGGGGATAGAATTCATTGATCAACCCGATCAGAAAAATGAGTTAGCCCGGTTGAATTTAATTGCAGGGCAGAAAGCAAAGGCAGCGATCGCCTATGAAGCGGCATTGAACTATCTCAACCAGGGGCGATCGCTTTTAACACAAGATAGCTGGCAAACTAACTATGGGTTAACACTGGCAATATGTGAGTCAACCGCCGCTGCCGCTTACCTTGCAGGTGACTTTGCCCAGATGGAAGCAGGGGTTGAGGAAGTTCTTCACCATGCTAAAACAGCGTTAGAAAGAACGCAGGCTTATCTAGTCAAAATCCAAGCCTGCATTGCCCAAGAACAATTCATGTCAGCGATTCAAATTGCTCTGGGGGCACTTGCGTCATTTGGGATTCAGCTTCCTGCCCAACCCGATCAGGACTGTATTTCCCAGGGGCTATCGGAAACAAAGTGCATTTTAATGGAAAGACAACCAGAGGAATTGGTTCAGCTACCGAGAATGACCGATCCCCATAAGTTGGCAGCAATGCAGATGATCTCCAGCGTTTGTACACCTACCTATTTCCTGGCACCCGATCTCTGGAAACTTATGGTGTTTCAGAAGATGCAGCTTTCAATTCAGTATGGGAATGCACCGGGTTCAGCCTTTGGATATGCAGACTATGGCATGATCCAGTGCGCGATCGAAGAAAATATGGATGCTGCTGATCAGTTTGCTCAACTGGCGGTAAACTTGCAATCGCAACTGAATGCGAAGGAGTTTTTTCCCAAAACATCCCTG is part of the Kovacikia minuta CCNUW1 genome and encodes:
- a CDS encoding ATP-binding protein, with product MVAIPGYQVLEKLYESDRSLIYRAQRDLDQKPVLLKVLRQEYPSPAAVARFQMEYDILHSLDLEGVIKAYGLEIYQQSPVLVLEDFGGKSLLTWLHQRTFDLEEFLTLAIQITSILGDIHQHQIIHKDINPSNIVLNPTTRQVKLIDFGIATVLPRENPTLQNAHVLEGTLAYMSPEQTGRMNRAVDYRTDFYSLGATFYQLLCDRLLFETTDALQLVHCHIAKQPVPPHQIPEAVSNIVMKLLAKNAEDRYQSAYGIRADLQECLNQLQQNQSIQPFPLGRWDISSTLQIPQKLYGREREVERLLEVFERMTGEGERGKGEETNPNLHSPLPTLPHSALILVSGAPGIGKTTLVQELYKPMSRQQGYFIAGKYGQLQRNVPYSALIQAFGELVRELLSESEAQVADWRTKLLVALGDNAQVLIDVIPEVERIIGKQPAVVELPLGEAQNRFHFVLENFIRVFTQTIRRDGVEQIHPLVIFLDDLQWADRASLQLIQQWLTVLNDQHLLIIGAYRDNEVDAAHPLARSLQEIQQAGGLMHSIVLSPLTLVDVNCLLQDTLHCRSEKSLPLAELILQENSRQSILYYRISQLSAPEKLHSLEYQPGRN
- a CDS encoding aminoglycoside phosphotransferase family protein; translated protein: MGSNPIGTPIPEIEIDASLVHRLLTEQHPDLAELPLHRVDAGWDNVMFRLGDRLCVRLPRRRVAAKLIEHEQTWLPQLPELPIPVPTPYRLGYPGQGYPWRWSVLPWLKGVTADQQEPDHHQAQRLAAFLRSLHVPAPPDAPSNPFRNVPLPDRAAFVEERMQRLAQKTNLMTPEIKRSWNQALNAPMDGEITWIHGDLHPRNVLVEQGVLAGIIDWGDMTAGDRATDLAAIWMLFSKQAVRQQAIVAYGNASEATLQRARGWAVFFGTVLLDTGLVDNPRHAVIGERILQRVAKGYI
- a CDS encoding SpoIIE family protein phosphatase, with the protein product MVTIAGYEVISTLYAGNRSLVYRAQSSRDQQPIILKVMQAEYPSLEELGRYRLEYDILNRLPQAGVAAAYDLLPHQNGLVLVLEDFGGESLQQLIGDRRFDLEEFLQLAIALTDILGRVHAVNVIHKDISPANIVLNPTSGQVKLIDFGNATLLSRENPSIRSPNVLEGTLPYLSPEQTGRMNRALDYRTDFYSLGATFYELLTGIPPFTVTDAMELIHCHLAKQPEPPNRIRSEIPVALSHLVLKLLAKNAEDRYQSAYGIKADLQRCLEELHQHGTISTFPLGQQDASGKFQIPQKLYGRETEVETLLAGFERVAGSGEWGMGSGEKQRQRAEGAVHSPQSSVLSPQPSLPTPYSLLPTPPYSRSELMLVAGYSGIGKSALVHEIHKPITRKKGYFISGKYDQFQRNIPYSALIQAFQELIRQLLTESPEQIQRWRLQLLNALGSNGQVVIDVLPEIELIIGKQPAPLNLGPQEARNRFNLMFQKFIRVFAQLEHPLVIFLDDLQWADSASLKLINLLLTAPDSQFLYLVLAYRSNEVNAVHPLRAAIEEIRKAGVTVSQIDLPPLELSTVCQLICDTFQCSLDQAHPLAELVVQVTSGNPFFINEFLKSLYEEGLLNFDAAQGCWRWDLSQIQAAQIPDNVVQLMTGKLQKLSTQTQQALKLAACIGNQFDLRTLAIISKSSPATIATDLWEGIHEGLILPLGENYKFAPLGDQNHPAPLGDQNHPAPLGDQNHPAPLVDRYHPAPPGNGQQSPDQSANIGEPPMPDLEIHFKFLHDRVQQVAYGLIPEGEKQGIHRTIGQLLLTHTPPEEQEDRIFDIVNQLNVGIGLTTIETERDDLAALNLTAGKKAKDSAAYETAVRYLLTGIDLLGTESWQRQYQLTLALHDEAAEAAYSNGDFAETERLVDRILHHAKDILDCVRAYQVRAGTYTAQNNLQAAIDTIVTAMGRLGEPIPRNPNRLRVGLELLRTRFWIVGRRSLPELENLPPMTDPYKLAAVRLAGSAGLAATNVAPLLIAMLALRVVNLVVHYGSSSMSTVQGIAFGVMLRAGLSDIEGAYRFSQVSLRLLERLNDRFYKTLTVVAYESCIRHWKEPLRPSLPVLMSTYHEGLELGNQEFASLSASVYCIHQLFLGEPLAVVAEAFQEYRSQMLRFKQEVIVYQMQPWHQLALHLQGGATDATRLIGAAFNEDEMLPVFIQNRLGIPTFYTYIARGMWLYHAGDYAGARAAIELAKPLEESAPVTPGYACRYFYDSLACLALFPTATQADRRRYVHRVRRNQRKAKRWAKYCPENYQHRYDLVEAERFRVRGQYAEAVEFYDRAIAAAKAQDYIHEAALANELAARFLLSLGKEKLAQPYLLEARHSYLRWGASFKVEQLDTHYSQLRERPSEFTSSDSKTSSSQGSSKTTSRSLGYTLDLNTVIEAAQAISGEIVLDRLLEKLLQLAIENAGAQTGYLLLAHSGEFRIEADGQIDRDPPIRVQPRPLTATQLPLAMIHYVQRTRENVVLRDAVEEGLFTADPYILQTKPRSILCSPILNQGNLTGMLYLENTLATDTFTPERLTVLNVLSAQAAIALENASFYRTLEEKVEERTTQLAQANQEITLLNQLLQSENLRMSAENLRMGAELKVTRQLQQMILPREAELSQIPGLEIAGFMEPADEVGGDYYDVLHNNGLVKIGIGDVTGHGLESGVLMLMVQTAVRTLLINQETDSARFLNTLNQVIYENIQRMNSERTLTLTLMDYQAGRFRLSGQHEDVLLVRANGAVERVKTTDLGFPIGLVEDIAEFVSHLDLELHPGDGVVLYTDGITEAVNTNDELYGLEQLCQMVSQHWHQTVHEIRQAVIADVRRHIGEQKILDDITLLVIKQK
- a CDS encoding ATP-binding protein, whose translation is MDLVLDRIRTLPAESRQVLALAACVGNQFDLKTLTIISAQSPMATAAHLNSAIQKSLITPLGEDYKYLGFYPQTAELELNVIYQFLHDRIQQAAYFCIPEHDRASYHLKIGQLLLQATPKELLESKIFEIVDHLNLGIEFIDQPDQKNELARLNLIAGQKAKAAIAYEAALNYLNQGRSLLTQDSWQTNYGLTLAICESTAAAAYLAGDFAQMEAGVEEVLHHAKTALERTQAYLVKIQACIAQEQFMSAIQIALGALASFGIQLPAQPDQDCISQGLSETKCILMERQPEELVQLPRMTDPHKLAAMQMISSVCTPTYFLAPDLWKLMVFQKMQLSIQYGNAPGSAFGYADYGMIQCAIEENMDAADQFAQLAVNLQSQLNAKEFFPKTSLLVNMYLRHWREHLKETLNPLWEAYQCGLETGDLEYATFAIAFRFYHSYLMGRELSPLEQEIASYEGTIARFRQTLPLALTQIYHQSVLNLMGQSACPDQLTGRSYNEDENLPQLLAKDDKYILFHLYFNKLLLAYLFQNGEQAAAHAATTDRLVAEGAIGLLGVPVFYFYDSLARIATFADASQPEQQQILQKVNANQQKMHHWAERAPMNYLHKFYLVEAERYRILNQNAEAADAYDRAIDLARENEYLNEEALANDVSRSVLPGQRKNKNRSHLFVRCSILLPPLGGNCKSDRSGSTLPAVFRSPPRKNL